In Streptomyces sp. NBC_00341, the DNA window TGAGACCTCCTCCAGGAGCTGAGCTGAGCTCACCGAAGGGCATCCGGCAGCGCGCCGGATGCCCTTCGGGCATCTAGGGTGAAGATCACCGCTCACAGCCCTGCACGCCCCGGGTACAGTGGCAGCTGGTCAACAACATGACAGGAACAATCTCCAAAGGGTGTGCCGGGAAGTCTGGTCGGCAAGTGCATCAACCATGCCGTCGCTGCCGTACCGACCCGGAGGTCCTCTCTCGTGGCCGCGCCCACTCCCACACCCCCCTCCCCCCGCCGCACCTTCCTGGGACGCCAGTCGCTCCCGGAGCGGAACTTCCTCACCGACGCGCTGCGTACCGAGACCGTCGGCGGAGTCATCCTGCTGGTCGCCGCGGTGGCGGCGCTGATCTGGGCGAACACCTTCGGATCGAGCTACACGACCGTCAGCCGCTTCCACTTCGGACCCGAGGTGCTCGGTCTGCATCTGTCCGTGGCGCACTGGGCGGCCGACGGGCTGCTCGCGATCTTCTTCTTCGTCGCGGGGGTCGAACTCAAGCGCGAACTCGTCGCGGGTGAGCTGCGCGACCCGAAGGCCGCCGCCCTCCCGGTCGTCGCCGCGCTCTGCGGCATGGCCGTACCCGCGGTCGTCTACACGCTGGTGACGGTGCTCGGCTCCGGCTCCTCCAGCGGCTGGGCCGTCCCCACGGCCACCGACATCGCCTTCGCGCTCGCCGTCCTCGCGGTCATCGGCACCTCGCTGCCGTCCGCGCTCCGCGCGTTCCTGCTGACGCTCGCCGTCGTCGACGACCTGTTCGCGATCCTGATCATCGCGGTGTTCTTCACCGAGAACATCAACTTCGTCGCGCTCGTCGGCGCCTTCGTCGGTCTGGCCGTCTTCTACCTGCTGCTGCGGCTGAACGTCCGCGGCTGGTACGTCTACGTGCCGCTCGCCCTGGTCATCTGGGGGCTGATGTACAACAGCGGGATCCACGCCACCATCGCCGGTGTCGCGATGGGCCTGATGCTGCGCTGCACCAGGCGCGACGGCGAGGAGCGTTCCCCCGGTGAGCGCGTCGAGCATCTGATCCGCCCGCTGTCGGCCGGTTTCGCCGTACCGCTGTTCGCGCTCTTCTCGGCCGGGGTCTCGCTCTCGGGCGGCGCGGTGGCCGGCGTGTTCACCCGGCCCGAGACGCTGGGGGTCGTGCTGGGGCTCGTCGTCGGCAAGACGGTCGGGATCTTCGGCGGTACGTGGCTCGCCACCCGGTTCACCAAGGCGGAGCTGAACAAGGAGCTGGCCTGGGCCGATGTCTTCGCGGTCGCCTCGCTCGCCGGAATCGGCTTCACCGTCTCGCTGCTGATCGGTGAGCTGGCCTTCACCGACGACGAAATGATCAACGAGATCAAGGCGTCGGTCCTGCTCGGCTCCCTGATTGCCGCCGTACTCTCCGGTGTACTGCTCAAACTCCGGGTACGCAGATACCGGGCGCTCACGGACGCGGAGGAGCTCGACGAGGACGAATCCGGGGTACCGGACGTCTATGAACAGGATGATCCGGAGTACCACCTGCGGATGGCCGCGATCCACGAGAAGAAGGCAGCGGAACACCGCCGCCTTGCCCAACTGGCGGGGGCAGCGAGCAACAAGCCGGACAGTCCGGCATGATCTGACATCGGATGTGTTGAACAGGAGAGGGAGTCAGGCATGAGCGACCCCGGCAATTACGCGGGCAGCGCCGACCGCAGTCTCGGCCAGCTGGTCGCCTCGGCGACGGCCGAACTGTCGGCGCTGGTACACGACGAGATCGCCCTCGCCAAGGCCGAGGTGCGACAGGACGTCAAGCGTGGCGTCATCGGCAGCGTGGCGTTCATCGTCACGGGTGTGCTGATCCTTTTCGCGATCCCGGTGCTGAGCTTCGCGGCCGCGTACGGAATCCACAACCTGGGGCTGGGGCTCGCCTGGTCGTTCCTGATCGTGGGTGGCGCGTTCATCCTGCTCGGGATCCTGCTCGCGCTCTTCGGCTACGCCAAGTTCAAGAAGGTCAAGCCGCCGGAGAAGTCCATCGCGTCGGCCAAGCAGACGGCCGCCATCCTCCAGGGCGTCAAGCCGCACCCCCGTCCGGGCATCTCAGCGGACGCGATCCTTCCGGCAGGCGGCAGCACACTTGCGGACAAGGCCATCGAGAACAGTCCGGTCCAGGACAAGGCACCGGCTGTGGCACGCTCATCTACATGACGGTCCCCGATTCCAGCGCATTCGGCCCAGTAGGCCCGGACGACGCATTCG includes these proteins:
- the nhaA gene encoding Na+/H+ antiporter NhaA — encoded protein: MAAPTPTPPSPRRTFLGRQSLPERNFLTDALRTETVGGVILLVAAVAALIWANTFGSSYTTVSRFHFGPEVLGLHLSVAHWAADGLLAIFFFVAGVELKRELVAGELRDPKAAALPVVAALCGMAVPAVVYTLVTVLGSGSSSGWAVPTATDIAFALAVLAVIGTSLPSALRAFLLTLAVVDDLFAILIIAVFFTENINFVALVGAFVGLAVFYLLLRLNVRGWYVYVPLALVIWGLMYNSGIHATIAGVAMGLMLRCTRRDGEERSPGERVEHLIRPLSAGFAVPLFALFSAGVSLSGGAVAGVFTRPETLGVVLGLVVGKTVGIFGGTWLATRFTKAELNKELAWADVFAVASLAGIGFTVSLLIGELAFTDDEMINEIKASVLLGSLIAAVLSGVLLKLRVRRYRALTDAEELDEDESGVPDVYEQDDPEYHLRMAAIHEKKAAEHRRLAQLAGAASNKPDSPA
- a CDS encoding phage holin family protein, giving the protein MSDPGNYAGSADRSLGQLVASATAELSALVHDEIALAKAEVRQDVKRGVIGSVAFIVTGVLILFAIPVLSFAAAYGIHNLGLGLAWSFLIVGGAFILLGILLALFGYAKFKKVKPPEKSIASAKQTAAILQGVKPHPRPGISADAILPAGGSTLADKAIENSPVQDKAPAVARSST